Proteins encoded in a region of the Vicia villosa cultivar HV-30 ecotype Madison, WI linkage group LG5, Vvil1.0, whole genome shotgun sequence genome:
- the LOC131602712 gene encoding uncharacterized protein LOC131602712 yields MAAETGDTNLGATKKSKESERRRRRRKQKKINKSSKEPDANASEDVDDTNETTESQQVVQQVEIEYVPEEVDEGLDEEFKKIFEKFSFNEVTGTEDNDKKDESAEKSITNKKANSDSDSEEEENDNEHKEKGVSNKKKKLQRRMKIAELKQISSRPDVVEVWDATSADPKLLVFLKSHRNTVPVPRHWCQKRKFLQGKRGIEKQPFQLPDFIAATGIEKIRQAYIEKEDSKKLKQKQRERMQPKMGKMDIDYQVLHDAFFKYQTKPKLSSLGDLYHEGKEFEVKLREMKPGMLSHELKESLGMPEGSPPPWLINMQRYGPPPSYPHLKIPGLNAPIPPGASFGYHPGGWGKPPVDEFGRPLYGDVFGVHQQDQPNYEEEPIDKTKHWGDLEEEEEEEEEEEEEEEEEEMEEEELEDGTQSVDSLSSTPTGVETPDIIDLRKQQRKEPERPLYQVLEEKEEKLAPGTLLGTTHTYVVGTGTQDKSGAKRVDLLKGQKTDRVDVTLLPEELDAMENVLPAKYEEAREEEKLRSQREDFSDMVAENEKKRKRKMQEKDGKSKKKDFKF; encoded by the exons GTTGTCCAACAAGTTGAAATTGAGTATGTCCCGGAAGAGGTAGACGAAGGCTTGGATGAGGAATTTAAAAAAATCTTTGAGAAGTTTAGTTTCAACGAGGTTACTGGTACAGAG GATAATGATAAGAAGGATGAGTCAGCAGAAAAATCAATTACTAATAAAAAGGCaaactctgattctgattctgaagaggAAGAAAATGATAATGAGCACAAAGAGAAAGGTGTCTCCAATAAGAAGAAAAAG CTTCAACGCAGGATGAAGATCGCCGAGCTAAAGCAGATAAGCTCAAGGCCAGATGTGGTTGAG GTGTGGGATGCTACTTCAGCAGATCCAAAGTTGTTGGTGTTCTTGAAGTCTCATAGAAATACTGTACCTGTACCTAGGCACTGGTGTCAAAAGAGAAAATTTCTGCAG GGGAAAAGAGGTATTGAGAAACAGCCCTTTCAGCTTCCCGATTTTATTGCTGCCACAGGAATCGAGAAAATCAGACAG GCTTATATTGAAAAAGAGGACAGCAAAAAGTTGAAACAAAAGCAACGGGAACGCATGCAACCAAAAATGGGGAAAATGGATATTGATTATCAG GTTCTTCATGATGCATTCTTTAAATATCAGACAAAGCCAAAGCTGTCATCTCTTGGGGACCTGTATCATGAAGGAAAAGAGTTTGAG GTAAAGTTGAGGGAGATGAAACCTGGCATGTTATCACACGAGTTGAAAGAATCTCTTGGTATGCCTGAGGGTTCTCCTCCTCCATGGCTTATCAACATGCAG agATATGGTCCTCCACCATCATACCCTCATCTAAAGATCCCTGGCTTGAATGCTCCCATTCCCCCAGGAGCTAGTTTTGGTTATCATCCCGGTGGCTGGGGCAAGCCTCCTGTTGATGAG TTCGGGCGTCCACTATATGGAGATGTTTTTGGTGTCCATCAGCAAGATCAGCCTAATTATGAG GAAGAGCCAATTGATAAAACCAAACACTGGGGTGACTtggaagaggaggaggaggaagaagaggaggaagaggaggaggaagaggaagaagaaatgGAGGAGGAAGAACTTGAAGATGGTACTCAATCAGTTGATAGCCTGTCAAG CACACCCACTGGGGTGGAGACACCTGACATTATTGACCTTCGTAAGCAGCAGAGGAAGGAACCTGAAAGGCCTCTTTATCAA GTCCTTGAAGAAAAGGAGGAAAAACTTGCTCCTGGAACTTTGCTTGGAACTACACACAC TTATGTGGTTGGCACTGGGACTCAGGACAAGTCAGGGGCTAAAAGG GTTGATTTGCTTAAAGGTCAAAAGACAGATAGAGTGGATGTCACTTTACTGCCAGAGGAGTTGGATGCCATGGAGAATGTTTTACCTGCAAA GTATGAAGAAGCAAGGGAGGAAGAGAAATTGCGGAGTCAGCGTGAGGATTTCAGTGACATGGTTGCTGAG AacgagaagaagaggaagagaaagatGCAAGAAAAAGATGGCAAGTCCAAGAAGAAAGACTTCAAGTTTTAA